The following are encoded in a window of Streptococcus pasteurianus genomic DNA:
- the lacD gene encoding tagatose-bisphosphate aldolase → MVVLTQEKRNLLEKLSRDGVISALAFDQRGALKRMMANYQTEEPSVEQIEQLKALVSEELTPYASSILLDPEYGLPASKVRDADSGLLLAYEKTGYDATTTSRLPDCLVEWSAKRLKEAGADAVKFLLYYDVDGDEYVNLQKQAYIERIGAECKAEDVPFFLEILTYDETISDNTSAAFAKVKPHKVNEAMKVFSDARFGIDVLKVEVPVNMTYVEGFAEGEVVYTKEEAAKAFKDQEAASHLPYIYLSAGVSAKLFQETLVFAAESGAKFNGVLCGRATWAGSVQVYIEEGEAAARDWLRTQGRKNIEELNEVLAKTASSWTEKV, encoded by the coding sequence ATGGTAGTATTAACACAAGAAAAACGTAACTTGCTTGAAAAGCTTAGTCGTGATGGCGTGATTTCTGCTTTGGCATTTGACCAACGAGGAGCACTTAAACGCATGATGGCAAACTATCAAACAGAAGAACCAAGTGTTGAACAAATCGAACAATTGAAAGCCCTGGTTTCAGAAGAATTGACACCGTATGCGTCATCTATTCTTCTTGACCCTGAGTATGGTTTGCCAGCAAGTAAGGTTCGTGATGCGGATTCAGGTCTCTTGTTAGCTTATGAAAAAACAGGTTACGATGCGACAACAACAAGTCGTTTACCAGATTGTTTGGTAGAATGGTCAGCTAAACGTCTTAAAGAAGCGGGAGCTGATGCAGTGAAATTCTTGCTTTATTATGACGTTGATGGTGATGAATACGTTAATCTTCAAAAACAAGCTTATATCGAACGTATTGGTGCAGAATGTAAAGCTGAAGATGTGCCTTTCTTCCTTGAAATCTTAACTTATGATGAAACTATCTCTGATAATACAAGCGCAGCCTTTGCCAAAGTAAAACCTCACAAAGTTAACGAAGCCATGAAAGTTTTCTCTGATGCCCGCTTTGGTATTGATGTGCTCAAGGTTGAAGTCCCTGTCAACATGACATATGTTGAAGGTTTTGCGGAAGGTGAAGTGGTTTACACTAAAGAAGAAGCCGCTAAAGCTTTCAAAGATCAAGAAGCAGCAAGTCATTTGCCATATATCTATCTTAGCGCGGGTGTTTCAGCAAAACTTTTCCAAGAAACGTTGGTATTTGCGGCTGAGTCAGGTGCTAAATTCAACGGTGTCCTTTGTGGACGTGCTACTTGGGCTGGCTCTGTACAAGTGTATATCGAAGAAGGCGAAGCAGCAGCCCGTGATTGGTTAAGAACACAAGGACGTAAAAACATTGAAGAACTTAATGAAGTCCTTGCCAAAACAGCTAGCTCTTGGACTGAGAAAGTGTAA